One part of the Malus sylvestris chromosome 2, drMalSylv7.2, whole genome shotgun sequence genome encodes these proteins:
- the LOC126603063 gene encoding uncharacterized protein LOC126603063, whose translation MFGQEIWLAGVLGSSTQLPEVLALCVEDEREMGGKQDEPKRIDTTMVGRVAELLHNENEAFMKGSKSPAAKKREEDDGVLGAKGAPPRGGGGGKAAVGEEVGGVVDLGVLGDWALKDLKDLGVTDSLGWLQRECFISKSPAAKKREEEAEKLAEAATRKSEARRLADLEEKDLENEEQAALEKNSDEVKKKQSRTVKDEEYERMVVVENKKRDDSFRRLKASFKKWQGEAQRKVLCCLLGRLCVELELEDLEDFICARHEVMKP comes from the exons atgttcgggcAGGAAATCTGGCTGGCAGGTGTCCTTggctcgagcacacagctccccgaggtgttggcactttg CGTTGAGGATGAAAGGGAAATGGGTGGTAAGCAAGATGAACCTAAAAGAATCGATACTACTATGGTGGGGagagtagcagagctattacataATGAGAATGAGGCTTTTATGAAA GGCAGCAAATCCCCCGCGGCCAAGAAGCGCGAGGAAGATGACGGCGTCCTTGGAGCGAAGGGAGCACCgccaagaggaggaggaggaggaaaggCGGCGGTGGGGGAGGAAGTTGGAGGTGTCGTAGATTTGGGGGTTCTCGGGGATTGGGCTTTGAAGGATTTGAAGGATTTGGGGGTCACCGACTCCCTGGGATGGCTACAACGAGAATGCTTCATCAGCAAATCCCCCGCGGCCAAGAAGCgcgaggaagaagccgagaagctGGCGGAGGCTGCCACGCGGAAGTCCGAGGCCCGCCGATTGGCGGATCTGGAGGAGAAAGATCTCGAAAATGAGGAGCAGGCGGCGTTGGAGAAGAATTCGGATgaggtgaagaagaagcagagcCGTACGGTCAAGGATGAGGAGTATGAAaggatggtggtggtggagaatAAGAAACGGGATGATTCGTTTAGGAGGCTCAAGGCTTCGTTTAAG AAATGGCAAGGGGAAGCTCAAAGAAAGGTGCTATGTTGCCTCCTAGGCCGCCTATGCGTTGAGCTTGAGCTTGAAGACTTGGAAGATTTTATTTGTGCAAGACATGAAGTGATGAAACCTTGA